One stretch of Pseudoramibacter sp. DNA includes these proteins:
- a CDS encoding exonuclease SbcCD subunit D translates to MKILHTGDWHIGRLLDQHSLIDDQRCALEQFLKITRTADPDVVIIAGDLYDRPVPPREALQLVDDTLTQLILEDHIPVIIIGGNHDGRSRMDYGSEILAKKGLYFRGVYRPDADPIEITGKGDDVPTAFWTVPFVKPVEYHTLTSSRHIPDYNDMYAEIIANIKPRLNPNQPNVLITHGLVLSAPPDDHTLDDSVRPIEIGGISYASSHLFSDFDYVALGHLHRPQKVGDNRIRYAGSLLKYSFSEVNQKKSAAVVTLDPEGRRQPEVTCVPIPAKRDLRVITGPFDDLTGLGAYTQNNRDDYISVVLTDKIRVPNPMDGLRQVYPNVLEMAYAHSQTVDGADQQRRIKEHLHHPIQLFSDFYESVRGETVPDEEAALVKKLFNAADPDGDPATDKGDAHATH, encoded by the coding sequence ATGAAAATATTACACACCGGGGACTGGCATATCGGACGCCTGCTGGATCAGCATTCCCTCATCGACGATCAGCGCTGCGCCCTGGAACAATTTCTCAAAATCACCCGCACCGCCGATCCTGACGTGGTCATCATCGCCGGCGATCTGTACGACCGCCCGGTTCCCCCGCGAGAAGCCCTTCAGCTTGTGGATGACACCCTGACCCAATTAATCTTAGAAGACCATATCCCGGTCATCATCATCGGCGGCAACCACGACGGCCGCAGCCGCATGGACTACGGCTCTGAGATTCTGGCCAAAAAAGGCCTGTATTTCAGAGGCGTTTACCGCCCAGACGCAGACCCCATTGAAATCACCGGGAAGGGCGACGACGTCCCCACTGCCTTCTGGACCGTTCCCTTCGTCAAACCCGTGGAATACCACACCCTCACCAGCAGCAGGCACATTCCGGACTACAACGACATGTACGCTGAAATCATCGCGAATATCAAGCCCCGTTTGAATCCCAATCAGCCCAACGTGCTCATCACCCACGGCCTGGTGCTTTCCGCACCTCCGGACGACCACACCCTGGACGATTCCGTCCGGCCCATCGAAATCGGCGGCATTTCCTACGCCTCCTCTCATTTATTCTCGGATTTTGATTACGTCGCCCTCGGCCATCTCCACCGGCCCCAGAAAGTCGGCGACAACCGGATCCGCTACGCCGGTTCTCTGCTGAAATACTCTTTCTCTGAAGTCAACCAGAAAAAATCCGCCGCCGTCGTCACCCTCGATCCCGAAGGGCGCCGCCAGCCGGAGGTCACCTGCGTGCCCATTCCGGCCAAGCGCGACCTTCGCGTCATCACCGGTCCCTTCGACGACCTCACCGGACTCGGCGCCTACACCCAGAACAACCGGGACGACTACATCAGCGTCGTGCTCACCGATAAAATCCGCGTGCCCAACCCCATGGACGGGCTGCGCCAGGTCTATCCCAACGTGCTGGAAATGGCCTACGCCCACAGCCAGACCGTCGACGGCGCGGATCAACAGCGCAGAATCAAAGAACACCTTCACCATCCGATCCAGCTGTTTTCGGATTTTTACGAAAGCGTCCGCGGCGAAACTGTTCCCGATGAAGAAGCTGCCCTCGTCAAAAAGCTTTTTAACGCCGCCGATCCCGACGGTGATCCTGCAACTGACAAAGGAGATGCTCATGCGACCCATTAA
- the rd gene encoding rubredoxin, producing the protein MKKYECTVCGYVYDPEKGDPDNGIAPGTAFEDLPDDWTCPECGVGKEDFEVVE; encoded by the coding sequence ATGAAAAAATACGAATGCACTGTTTGCGGTTATGTTTACGATCCTGAAAAGGGCGATCCGGACAACGGCATTGCACCAGGCACTGCTTTTGAAGATCTGCCGGACGATTGGACATGCCCGGAATGCGGCGTCGGCAAAGAAGATTTCGAAGTCGTCGAATAA
- a CDS encoding HD domain-containing protein: protein MNRKLTEVIQAAVEIDAGDPKHIQHFLKVQSFADYISSRENLPAETSFLLEVSAILHDIGIHACEEKYHSTAGHYQEIEGPPIARQILDDIGGFTEAQIERVLFLIGHHHTYDSKQIDGLDYQILIEADFLVNLYEDHAPESAVMSARDKIFKTNTGLSLIEQMFLSKSR from the coding sequence ATGAATCGTAAATTAACCGAAGTCATTCAAGCTGCCGTAGAAATTGATGCCGGCGATCCGAAACACATACAACATTTTCTCAAGGTGCAGTCCTTTGCCGACTACATCTCAAGCCGCGAAAATCTGCCTGCCGAAACGTCTTTTCTCTTAGAAGTTTCCGCCATTCTGCACGACATCGGCATTCATGCCTGCGAAGAAAAATACCATTCGACAGCCGGACACTACCAGGAAATCGAAGGCCCGCCCATCGCCCGCCAGATTTTAGACGACATCGGCGGCTTCACCGAAGCCCAGATCGAACGGGTTTTGTTCTTGATCGGCCACCATCACACCTACGATTCCAAGCAGATCGACGGCCTGGATTACCAGATTCTCATCGAAGCGGATTTTCTCGTCAACCTCTACGAAGATCACGCGCCGGAATCTGCCGTTATGAGTGCCCGGGACAAAATCTTTAAAACCAACACCGGCCTTTCTTTAATCGAACAGATGTTTCTGTCAAAATCCCGTTAA
- a CDS encoding branched-chain amino acid transporter permease produces MKTKAFKTAFPYTLPIMTSFLALGLAYGIYMNASGFSFVYPMVTATMFTRFFPFAVFSSSRPIPKFVQYLGKALPCAIFGMLIVYCLKDVSLLKGSHGIPEGLGILATVIVHRIKGSMLLSILCGTVCYMLVLHTFA; encoded by the coding sequence ATGAAAACAAAAGCTTTTAAAACCGCTTTTCCCTATACCCTTCCCATTATGACCAGCTTCCTCGCTCTCGGCCTGGCCTACGGGATTTACATGAACGCGTCTGGGTTTTCCTTTGTCTACCCGATGGTCACCGCCACGATGTTCACCCGCTTTTTCCCTTTCGCGGTCTTTTCATCCAGCCGGCCCATCCCGAAATTTGTACAGTATCTCGGGAAGGCGCTGCCCTGCGCCATTTTTGGCATGCTCATCGTGTACTGCCTTAAAGACGTCTCCCTCCTCAAGGGCAGCCACGGCATTCCCGAAGGCCTCGGCATCCTCGCCACGGTCATCGTCCACCGGATCAAAGGCAGCATGCTCCTGTCCATCCTCTGCGGCACCGTCTGCTACATGCTTGTTCTCCATACATTTGCTTAA
- a CDS encoding Hsp20/alpha crystallin family protein: protein MLPSVFGENLFDELMNTAFDDGFLRNVRRTDMMKTDVKESDDGYQVAVDLPGFTKDDVTVKLENGNLIISAETKKTDDKKNDKGEYVRRERYSGSCTRSFYVGNALKKDDIKASMNDGVLKIAIPKKDQKAVDKAQQIMIEG from the coding sequence ATGTTACCGAGCGTATTTGGAGAAAACTTATTCGATGAATTAATGAACACAGCATTTGACGATGGCTTTTTAAGAAATGTCCGCAGAACAGACATGATGAAGACCGACGTTAAAGAATCTGATGATGGGTATCAAGTAGCAGTTGACCTGCCGGGATTCACTAAAGATGATGTGACCGTCAAATTGGAAAACGGCAATCTGATCATCTCCGCTGAAACGAAGAAGACCGATGATAAGAAGAACGACAAAGGCGAATATGTGAGACGGGAACGTTACAGCGGCAGCTGCACCAGAAGTTTTTATGTCGGCAATGCTTTGAAGAAAGATGATATCAAGGCTAGCATGAACGACGGGGTTTTGAAGATTGCCATTCCGAAGAAAGATCAGAAAGCAGTTGACAAAGCTCAGCAGATTATGATTGAAGGTTAA
- a CDS encoding Hsp20/alpha crystallin family protein, giving the protein MLPSTFGENLFDSLFDNAFDRKFFGDGTASRANVMKTDVKENDNAYTVDVELPGYKKDDVSVRFENGTLTVTATKKDNKDEKDDKGQYVRRERYSGSCSRSFYVGEDIKKDDISAKMTDGVLTLTIPKKGKEEIEASKLIQID; this is encoded by the coding sequence ATGTTACCGAGCACTTTTGGAGAAAATTTATTTGATAGTTTATTTGACAACGCATTTGACCGCAAGTTTTTCGGCGATGGCACTGCATCAAGAGCCAATGTCATGAAGACAGACGTTAAAGAAAACGACAATGCCTACACCGTTGATGTCGAACTGCCGGGATATAAGAAAGACGACGTGTCGGTTCGTTTTGAAAACGGCACTTTGACCGTGACGGCGACGAAGAAAGACAACAAAGACGAAAAAGATGACAAAGGTCAATATGTGAGACGTGAACGTTACAGCGGCAGCTGCAGCAGAAGCTTCTATGTCGGCGAAGACATCAAGAAAGACGACATCAGCGCGAAGATGACCGACGGCGTTCTGACCCTGACCATTCCAAAGAAGGGCAAAGAAGAAATCGAAGCTTCCAAACTGATTCAGATCGACTGA
- a CDS encoding PaaI family thioesterase: protein MKIKNKAKQLSEEERALLLAETKERFAKDRFATKKTECEVADVAPGYAKCTMPITEDHRNGLGLVMGGAIFTLADFTFAIASNTGQPDTVSLDAHITYLNASKGKTLYAESECLKSGRRTCAYIIHVTDDLGVRVADLLINGVRV from the coding sequence TTGAAAATCAAAAATAAAGCAAAACAATTATCAGAAGAAGAACGCGCCCTGCTCCTTGCGGAAACCAAGGAACGCTTTGCCAAGGACCGCTTTGCCACGAAAAAAACAGAGTGCGAAGTGGCCGACGTCGCTCCGGGCTACGCCAAATGCACCATGCCCATCACCGAAGACCACCGCAACGGTCTCGGCCTCGTCATGGGCGGCGCCATTTTCACCCTGGCGGATTTCACCTTCGCCATCGCCTCGAACACCGGGCAGCCGGACACAGTCTCCCTCGACGCCCACATCACCTACCTCAACGCCTCAAAGGGAAAAACACTTTACGCTGAATCGGAATGTCTCAAGTCAGGCCGCCGCACCTGCGCTTACATCATTCACGTGACCGACGATCTGGGCGTCCGGGTCGCAGACCTGCTCATCAACGGCGTCCGCGTGTAA
- a CDS encoding amino acid ABC transporter substrate-binding protein: MKKKLVAVLLTACLAMVVVAGCGSSSSRRTTASSKTKNDSKTFVIGVDDTFPPMGFRNKKNKIVGFDIDLAREAAKRMNMKFKVQAINWDTKEMELNKGNIDAIWNGLSITEERKKKMDFTSPYLQNDQVIVVKKDSSISSKDDLAGKTVGCQKGSSAEDALNADPVSKKIKGGKPTEFDENVSCFQDLDAGRIDAMVVDSVVAKYYISKHHSDFKIVGESLQPEQYGVAVKKGNTKMLNKIQKALDDMKADGTAGKISTKWFGEDIIYNK, translated from the coding sequence ATGAAAAAGAAACTTGTGGCGGTATTGCTGACGGCCTGCCTGGCCATGGTCGTGGTCGCCGGATGCGGCAGCAGTTCATCGCGCCGGACGACGGCGTCATCGAAGACCAAAAATGACAGTAAGACTTTTGTCATCGGGGTCGACGATACTTTCCCGCCAATGGGCTTTAGAAATAAAAAGAACAAGATTGTCGGGTTCGATATCGATCTGGCCAGAGAAGCGGCCAAACGCATGAACATGAAGTTCAAGGTTCAGGCTATCAACTGGGATACCAAGGAAATGGAACTGAACAAAGGCAATATCGACGCCATTTGGAACGGGCTTTCGATCACAGAAGAACGGAAAAAGAAAATGGACTTCACGAGCCCGTACCTGCAGAACGATCAGGTCATCGTCGTGAAAAAGGATTCCTCGATCAGTTCAAAAGATGATCTGGCCGGAAAAACCGTCGGCTGCCAGAAAGGGTCTTCCGCAGAAGACGCCCTGAATGCCGATCCGGTTTCCAAAAAGATCAAAGGCGGCAAGCCCACGGAATTTGACGAAAACGTGTCCTGCTTCCAGGATCTCGACGCGGGCCGGATTGACGCCATGGTCGTGGATTCCGTCGTGGCGAAATACTACATCTCAAAACATCATTCAGATTTCAAGATCGTCGGCGAAAGCCTCCAGCCTGAACAATACGGCGTGGCGGTCAAAAAAGGCAACACCAAGATGCTGAACAAGATCCAGAAAGCTTTGGATGACATGAAGGCAGACGGCACTGCCGGCAAGATTTCTACAAAATGGTTTGGAGAAGACATTATCTACAATAAATAA
- a CDS encoding amino acid ABC transporter permease, translating to MSPHVLSLLSSIMAGVGKTLSLFAISLIVSIPLGFLVTLMLRSKLKVVKGIAEVYVYILRGTPLLLQLFFVYFGLPFIPGIGKYMVFERFQAACIAFALNYAAYFAEIFRGGLLAIDDGQYEAAKVLGLTHFQTMWHVVLPQMVRVTLPAVSNETIVLVKDTALVTAIAVPEIMYYAKGAVVRDADPTAFIVAGAIYLVINFFITIIFKELEKKTDF from the coding sequence ATGAGTCCACACGTGTTGTCCCTGCTCAGCTCGATCATGGCAGGGGTCGGAAAGACCTTGTCTTTATTTGCAATTTCACTGATCGTGTCAATTCCCCTCGGCTTTCTCGTGACGCTGATGCTCAGAAGCAAGCTGAAGGTGGTGAAGGGAATCGCCGAAGTTTACGTCTATATTTTAAGAGGTACGCCGCTGCTCCTGCAGCTGTTCTTCGTGTATTTCGGGCTGCCCTTTATTCCGGGAATCGGGAAATACATGGTCTTTGAACGGTTCCAGGCGGCCTGCATCGCCTTTGCCCTCAACTACGCCGCGTATTTTGCTGAAATTTTCAGAGGCGGCCTCCTCGCCATCGACGACGGCCAGTACGAAGCGGCCAAGGTGCTGGGGCTGACCCATTTCCAGACCATGTGGCACGTGGTGCTGCCCCAGATGGTCCGGGTGACCCTGCCGGCGGTTTCCAACGAAACCATCGTCCTGGTCAAGGATACGGCTCTGGTCACGGCCATCGCAGTGCCGGAAATCATGTACTACGCCAAAGGTGCCGTGGTGCGGGACGCCGATCCCACCGCCTTTATCGTCGCCGGGGCGATCTATCTCGTGATTAATTTCTTCATCACGATTATTTTCAAAGAACTGGAAAAGAAGACAGATTTTTAA
- a CDS encoding amino acid ABC transporter ATP-binding protein — translation MGKTMIRVSGLNKRFGDNHVLKDINFEVEQGDVIAIIGSSGSGKSTLLRCLIDLEKADGGTIMIEDKALVKDGVQAPPSEVRKIISRMGVVFQHFNLFPHLSVRKNLQLAPRIVNKENKAEIEANTKKLLSEVGLESRIDAMPSTLSGGEKQRVAIARALMMNPDIMLFDEPTSALDPELTGEVLKVMGDLAKAKMTMIVVTHEMGFARSAANKILFMNDGIILEEGTPDDIFNHPKNQRTREFLASITNKD, via the coding sequence ATGGGAAAAACAATGATCCGCGTGTCCGGCCTCAACAAGCGTTTCGGGGACAATCACGTGTTAAAAGATATCAATTTTGAAGTGGAACAGGGGGATGTGATCGCCATCATCGGCTCTTCAGGGTCGGGGAAATCGACGCTGCTCAGATGCCTCATCGATCTTGAAAAGGCGGACGGCGGCACCATCATGATCGAAGACAAGGCCCTGGTCAAAGACGGGGTTCAGGCGCCGCCTTCGGAAGTGCGGAAAATCATTTCCCGGATGGGCGTGGTCTTTCAGCATTTCAATCTCTTTCCTCACCTTTCGGTGCGCAAAAACCTTCAGCTTGCGCCGAGAATCGTCAACAAGGAAAACAAGGCCGAAATCGAAGCGAATACCAAAAAACTGCTGAGTGAAGTGGGGCTGGAAAGCCGCATCGACGCGATGCCGTCCACCTTGTCCGGCGGCGAAAAACAGCGCGTCGCCATCGCCCGGGCTCTGATGATGAACCCGGACATCATGCTCTTTGACGAACCGACGTCCGCCCTGGACCCGGAACTCACCGGCGAAGTGTTAAAAGTCATGGGCGATTTAGCCAAGGCGAAGATGACGATGATCGTGGTGACCCACGAAATGGGATTTGCCCGCTCGGCCGCGAACAAGATTTTGTTTATGAATGACGGCATCATCTTAGAAGAAGGGACGCCGGACGACATTTTCAACCATCCGAAAAACCAGCGGACCAGAGAATTTCTCGCATCGATTACAAATAAAGATTAA
- a CDS encoding patatin-like phospholipase family protein, with product MCKTTNPLSAGKVAVIDVGGGQRGIYGAGVFDTCLDQHVQFDMTYGISAGSANVTSYLAGQRGRNHTYYGEYCLRKEYKSLKVLAKQHAVIDLHYVYATLSNSDGEYPLDYPAMMANPAPCTVIATDAATGYPHYFTKADFSQDHYDVIIASCSVPVFTRPAPVDGRLYFDGAISNPIPLQKAFDDGADAVVLILTRPKHFFRKTSSDRFLSKLLRRHYPEAAKVFSRRAITYNRDLRKALALEKQGKVLIVAPDNIAGMKTLGTDPEAGERLYQKGLADGEAIAAFVDRWHHQRGEQNETE from the coding sequence ATGTGCAAAACAACGAATCCTCTCTCCGCGGGAAAAGTGGCCGTGATTGATGTTGGCGGCGGCCAGCGGGGAATTTACGGTGCAGGGGTTTTTGACACCTGCCTGGATCAGCATGTCCAGTTTGACATGACCTACGGCATTTCAGCAGGCTCTGCCAACGTCACGTCTTATCTCGCCGGGCAGCGCGGCCGCAACCACACGTATTACGGCGAATACTGCCTGAGAAAAGAGTACAAAAGTTTGAAGGTTCTGGCAAAACAGCACGCCGTGATCGACCTTCATTACGTTTACGCTACGCTGTCCAATTCAGACGGCGAATACCCTTTGGACTATCCGGCCATGATGGCCAATCCGGCACCGTGCACGGTGATCGCGACAGACGCGGCGACGGGATATCCCCATTATTTTACAAAAGCAGATTTTTCCCAGGATCACTACGACGTGATCATCGCCAGCTGTTCGGTACCGGTCTTCACGCGCCCGGCGCCTGTGGACGGCCGACTGTATTTTGACGGGGCGATTTCCAACCCCATCCCCCTTCAGAAAGCCTTTGACGACGGGGCGGATGCGGTCGTTTTGATTTTGACCCGGCCGAAGCACTTTTTCAGAAAAACTTCCTCCGACCGCTTCTTGTCAAAACTGCTGCGGCGTCATTATCCCGAAGCTGCGAAAGTCTTTTCACGGCGCGCCATCACCTACAACCGGGATCTCAGAAAGGCCCTGGCTCTCGAAAAACAGGGCAAGGTGCTCATCGTCGCGCCGGACAATATCGCCGGCATGAAAACCCTGGGAACGGACCCTGAAGCGGGAGAAAGGCTGTACCAAAAGGGCCTGGCAGACGGCGAAGCAATTGCCGCTTTTGTCGACCGCTGGCACCATCAAAGAGGAGAACAGAATGAAACTGAGTGA
- the metF gene encoding methylenetetrahydrofolate reductase [NAD(P)H] — MKLSEQLKNERPMLSFEVFPPKTEARFEPIMSAVEGIAKLDPAYMSVTYGAGGGTSQYTVEIAKRIKAMNVTPLAHLTCVSSDEETVRTQLTALQAAGIENILALRGDLPEDYVPGPYRHASELIDEIHRFSPDFCIGGACYPEGHPESARQKDDIQHLKEKVDRGCEFLTTQMFFDNDLFYNFMFKIRQAGINVPIVAGIMPVTNAAQISRIVDLSGAFMPQSFLNIVDHFRDDPASIYEAGIAYATEQIVDLFANGIDHVHVYSMNKPDVAAAIQNNLKGILGKTK; from the coding sequence ATGAAACTGAGTGAACAATTAAAAAACGAACGTCCGATGCTGTCTTTTGAAGTGTTTCCGCCCAAAACGGAAGCGCGGTTTGAACCCATCATGTCGGCGGTAGAAGGCATCGCCAAACTGGACCCGGCCTACATGAGCGTGACTTACGGAGCAGGGGGCGGCACCAGCCAGTACACTGTCGAAATCGCCAAGCGCATCAAGGCGATGAACGTGACGCCCCTGGCCCATTTAACCTGCGTGTCCAGCGACGAGGAAACCGTACGGACCCAGCTGACCGCTTTGCAGGCGGCAGGCATCGAAAACATTCTGGCCCTCCGCGGGGATCTGCCCGAAGATTACGTGCCCGGCCCGTACCGCCACGCGTCGGAACTCATCGACGAAATTCACCGCTTCAGTCCGGATTTCTGCATCGGCGGCGCCTGCTACCCCGAAGGCCATCCCGAATCGGCCAGACAGAAAGACGACATTCAGCATCTTAAAGAAAAAGTGGACCGGGGATGCGAGTTCTTGACGACCCAGATGTTTTTCGACAATGACTTGTTTTACAATTTCATGTTCAAGATCAGACAGGCCGGCATCAATGTGCCCATCGTAGCGGGCATCATGCCGGTGACCAACGCGGCGCAGATCAGCCGCATCGTCGATTTGTCCGGCGCCTTCATGCCTCAGTCGTTCCTCAACATCGTCGATCATTTCCGGGATGACCCGGCTTCCATTTACGAAGCCGGCATCGCCTACGCGACGGAACAGATCGTCGATTTATTCGCCAACGGCATCGACCATGTTCATGTGTATTCCATGAATAAGCCGGATGTTGCGGCAGCGATTCAAAACAATCTGAAGGGCATTTTAGGCAAAACCAAATAA
- a CDS encoding TrkH family potassium uptake protein gives MELLSINDFTGKRRLRKQPSSARLIVTGFAAVILAGALILMLPIASKGPGHASFADALFTSTSAVCVTGLIVQDTATYWTAFGQAVIITLIQIGGLGVVTMAMSIFIASGRRIGLMQRSFMQDSISAPQVGGIIRLTGFILKGTALIEGIGAAVMAPTFIREFGLGKGIWYAVFHSISAFCNAGFDLMGVHKKFSSITEFVGNPAISVTIALLIIVGGIGFIVWNDIVTYKTDFRRYRLQSKVALVTTAFLIAIPTLYFFFFQTQALPRSTGARWLGAFFQAVTPRTAGFNSVDLTKFNDTGISVLTILQLIGGSPGSTAGGMKTTTFAVMLAEAIAVFAQSGDVHFFKRKVPEDTVRRAGAILMMYVTLFLVGGFIISSVENLPITTCLFETASAIGTVGLTLGITPHLTLISRTVLVLLMYFGRVGGLTIFFAMSSGPKISHSRLPKEDLTVG, from the coding sequence ATGGAACTTTTATCAATTAATGATTTTACAGGGAAGAGACGGCTGCGCAAGCAGCCGTCTTCTGCGCGGCTGATCGTCACCGGCTTCGCGGCGGTCATTTTGGCCGGCGCCCTGATTCTGATGCTCCCGATCGCTTCGAAGGGACCGGGGCACGCCAGCTTCGCCGACGCCTTGTTCACGTCGACGTCTGCGGTCTGTGTGACCGGGCTCATTGTCCAGGATACGGCGACCTATTGGACAGCCTTTGGCCAGGCCGTCATCATCACGCTGATTCAGATTGGCGGTCTGGGCGTGGTGACCATGGCCATGTCCATTTTTATCGCCTCTGGACGGCGGATCGGCTTGATGCAGCGCTCGTTTATGCAGGATTCCATTTCGGCGCCCCAGGTGGGCGGCATCATCCGCCTCACCGGCTTTATCTTAAAAGGCACGGCCCTCATCGAAGGCATTGGCGCGGCCGTGATGGCGCCGACCTTTATCCGCGAGTTCGGGCTGGGAAAGGGCATTTGGTACGCGGTCTTTCATTCGATTTCGGCCTTCTGCAACGCGGGCTTTGATTTGATGGGCGTGCACAAGAAATTCAGCTCCATCACGGAATTTGTGGGCAATCCAGCGATTTCCGTTACCATTGCCCTGCTCATTATTGTCGGCGGGATCGGCTTCATCGTCTGGAACGATATTGTGACCTACAAGACGGACTTTAGGCGCTACCGCCTTCAGAGCAAGGTGGCGCTGGTGACGACGGCTTTTCTCATCGCGATCCCGACGCTGTACTTCTTCTTCTTCCAGACTCAGGCGCTGCCGAGAAGCACGGGCGCCCGCTGGCTCGGGGCCTTTTTCCAGGCGGTCACGCCGAGAACGGCCGGGTTCAACTCCGTCGATTTAACGAAATTCAACGACACCGGCATCTCAGTGCTGACGATTCTCCAGCTCATCGGGGGCTCGCCGGGGTCTACGGCAGGCGGGATGAAGACCACCACCTTCGCCGTGATGCTGGCAGAAGCCATTGCGGTGTTTGCCCAGTCCGGGGATGTGCACTTTTTCAAGCGCAAGGTTCCGGAAGATACGGTGCGCCGGGCAGGGGCCATTCTGATGATGTACGTCACACTGTTTCTCGTTGGCGGCTTCATCATTTCGTCGGTGGAAAATCTGCCCATCACGACCTGCCTGTTTGAAACGGCGTCGGCCATCGGGACGGTTGGCCTGACTTTGGGCATTACCCCCCATCTGACGCTGATCTCGAGAACGGTGCTGGTGCTGTTGATGTACTTTGGACGTGTCGGCGGACTGACCATTTTCTTCGCCATGTCTTCGGGACCGAAGATCAGTCATTCCCGATTGCCGAAAGAAGACCTCACGGTCGGTTGA
- a CDS encoding potassium channel family protein yields MKVKSILLIGLGRFGRHVAMRLNEVGQEVMAVDHDEERVNKVLPIVTSALIGDSTDPNFLASLGIRNFDMCIVAIGDDFQASLETTDLLKELGAKHIISRACSDIQAKFLLRNGADSIAFPEGQLAEWIAIRSSSDNIIDYFELDHEHAIYEISVPESWAGQTVSDLDTRKKYGINILAVKREDRLDTSVTPKMVLKEKDTILVLGKRDVIQKIIDS; encoded by the coding sequence ATGAAAGTAAAATCAATATTGTTAATTGGATTGGGACGTTTTGGACGTCATGTGGCCATGCGGCTGAACGAAGTGGGGCAGGAAGTCATGGCGGTGGACCACGACGAAGAACGGGTCAACAAGGTGCTGCCCATCGTAACCAGCGCCCTGATCGGCGACAGCACAGATCCGAATTTTCTGGCTTCCCTGGGCATCCGCAATTTTGACATGTGCATTGTGGCCATCGGCGACGATTTCCAGGCTTCTCTGGAAACGACCGACCTGCTCAAGGAACTGGGCGCCAAACACATCATCTCGAGGGCCTGCTCCGACATCCAGGCGAAGTTCCTGCTGCGCAACGGCGCAGATTCCATCGCCTTCCCGGAAGGACAGCTCGCTGAGTGGATTGCGATCCGCTCCAGCTCGGACAACATCATCGACTATTTCGAACTGGACCACGAACACGCCATTTATGAAATTTCGGTGCCAGAATCCTGGGCCGGCCAGACGGTGAGCGATTTAGACACTCGGAAAAAATACGGCATCAATATTCTGGCCGTCAAGCGGGAAGACCGTCTGGACACGTCGGTGACGCCGAAAATGGTGCTCAAAGAAAAAGACACCATTCTGGTTTTAGGCAAACGGGATGTGATTCAGAAAATTATCGATTCCTGA